CCACTTCCTGTTGCCTACAAAACTAAACCTACGAAAAAACCTGCGACCGTAACGCCGACTCTTAATGCTGCAGCTAAGCGGACAGTGCCGGAGGAAATAGAACAAAACGCGGTTCCGAGCAAATCTGAAAGAATACTGCTCGTCGAAGACAATCGAGTTAACCAAAAAGTCGCTTCGGTCATGCTAACAAGGGCTGGTTACGCTTTTGAAATTGCAGAGAATGGTCAAATTGCCGTTGATATGTACCAAAACGACAGTAGTTTCGACATTATATTAATGGATTGCATGATGCCCGTTATGGACGGCTTCACAGCAACTAAGGAAATTCGGGAGCATGAGAAAAATCTAGGCTTAAGCAAAACTCCTATCATCGCGTTAACCGCCAGTGTTATCGATGATGACATTCAAAAGTGCTTTGATTCAGGCATGGATGGATACGTAGCGAAGCCCGTAAGAAAAGAAAAGCTATTCCATCAAATAGAAAGTGCGACTTGTTAGGAGAAACCCATGGATTGGATTAAAACAATAAAAACACTTCCACGCAGAGTCATATTGCCAGTCGCGGTAGGGCTATTAGGAAACTTGCTTCTTCTCAGCCCAGCTCATGCCGCAGAAGATTACGCCATATTCTCTTTAGATTCAGGATTTGAAGAAATATCGATAAACAAAGCAAGGAAGCTGTATAGAGGAAAAACAAAACGACTCGATGGTAAACGTGTAGAACTTTCTGATTGGCCTGAAAACAGCAGCGAACGTGAAGTTTTTTACCAACAACTGCTTGGAAAAAACGCAGCTCAAATGAATGCCCATTGGGCGAGCTTATCCTTCTCTGGTAAGGCTCGTTATCCAAGAGAGATTAAATCGGCGTCCACCGAAACCTTGGTTGACTGGCTTGATGACAAGCCCAATCGAATTGGGTACGCCCCGCTCTCGACGCTCCCTGAAAATGCCAATGTTCTATACGTTATAAGCTCGGAGAAATAATATGAAAAAAATAATCACGTCAGTGCTATGTGCTTCAATTGCCTCTCCGGCTTTCGCTATTATTGAACTTACAGATAATTTTTCGTTAAGCGGATTTGGTTCTACTTCTTGGGCAACATCAGATAATGATTCCCCTTTAATCATCAACCGTGGTTTTACCGATGAAAATTGTTATGACTGTGATACCACCTTTGGGGTCCAGCTTGACTACTTCTACAACTCATTTAAGGCTTCCGTGCAAGTTGTCAAACCGCCCCAATATGATTGGAGTGACCCACAACTCGAGTGGGCTTATCTTGGCTATGAGTTTAATAACTTTGATGTGAGTATTGGTCGTCTAAGGCTTCCCCTGTTTCTAGCTTCTGAATACTATTATGTTGGCCAAGCCTATATGACGGCAAGACCACCAACAGAGGTGTATAACAGCGTTCTTGGTATTACCGCTTTCAACGGTGTCAAAGTGAGTTGGACTCATGATGTAAGCGATGAAGCTACCCTACAACTCTCTCCATTTGTCGGAATCAAAGATAAGAATGAAGTCGACTTCAATTCGACAACCGAGCTGGAATTTGAAACGAATCGAATGTTCGGAGCCAATCTACAATTGAGTGGTGATGACTATCGTTGGAACTTATCTTTCCTTGATTCAAATTTCGATCAAACGACAAAAATTAAAAACGTTGGCACGCTTCCAACAGCAGACAACCAACACATCCAACTTTGGTCGCTAGGCGCTGAATATGAATTTGGCCAAGCTGTATTGGCGAGCGAAGGTCAAATCAGTGACGTTTCTTCATCCATGTACGCGAGCCTAGGTTACCATTTAGGAGCATTCACACCTTACGTAGTATACGGCGCGCAATTTAACGCCAATGAGCACTTAGAAGGGAATAGCTACTTAGTTGGTGTAGATTACGACTTGATGTCAAATATATCTATCAATGGTGAAATGCAATTCTTCGAAGCTCGTAGGTCAAACGGTGCCTTTATTGACGCCCCTAAAACCGATAAAGATGCATTGCTCTACACCATCATGTTGAGTTTTGTTTTTTAGCTCGAATTCAAATCGATGGTCACTTGCAGCAATTAAGATCAAAAAAAGCCAGTCGAATATTCGACTGGCTTTCTCAATAACGGTTTATCAGCTTACCATTAACCCATCTAAAGCTTACGAGCTTGGCGCAACTCGTTTCTCTTTCAACTGTTCAATAACATAATCAGGAGCCACTTTACCTAGCTCACCCAAGCAATCATCGGTTTTTTCATTGCCATAGCGTACATAAATATCGCATACCGCGTATAACTGTTCTGGAGAGCCAGAGATCAAATACGCTTTCTCGAACGATTTAGTCGACTTGTCGATATCCAACTCTTCTTGTAGTACCCCATTGAGATACCAGTAATAGCTGTTATCTTTTGCAAGTTCTGCTGCTACTTCAATCTCTTTGGCTGCTGCTGCCTTATCTTCAAGGCGAACCAAAGTTAATGATTTAGAATAGTGCATCGCTGCATTGTCCGGCACGTTCTTCAAACCACGATCCAACACCTCGACCGCTTGTTGATCTTTATTCTGAGCTCGGAAGTTATCCGCGTAGCTCAGCCAAACTTGAGGGTCTTTCTGGTGAGTATTAATCAACTCAAGATAAATCGTTTCCGCTTTATCCCATTCATTGTGCCAACGGAGCACGTCAGCGAACAACAATTGAAACTTTTCAGATTCTTGTGATTCCAAGAATGTTATTAACTCAGCGACAGGTTGTTCGATTTGTGCTTTCTGTTCTTTATCTAACGTATTGTAATCACGAACTAAGTTCGATGTTGCTGAATGACGAACCATAGAGTCTGTATCGCTCAGCAAAGGCGAAACTAACGCCCAACGATGCTCAAGTTGATATGGCGAAGAACCGATAATCGAAGCCTCACGAACTTCAGGGTTTTGATCTTTCAAACCTCTTGCCACCGCCACCAGCGCATTCTGGCTTGGATATGAAGCAAGCTCTTGCAGTGCACCAGTACGATTTTCAACAGATTGATTTTGATCTTGTGCCATGTAAGACAACTGTTGAATGCGGGTTTGAGTGTCCGTCATTTCGAGCACTTGATTGATATTTTGTGCCGGTGCGTCAACGGTTTGTTGAACGCTATTGGCAGCCATTGCTGACGTTGAAATCAATGCAGACGTTGAAATCAATGCAGACGTTGAGATCAATGCGGACGTTGAAACCAACAAAGCAACAGCCGTCGCTAAACTCTTCTTCATAGTATTACCTTAAACTGGAGAACTTAGCCTGTCCTTAGACTCGTATCTGATTAAATTTGTCTTGGTCCTGTTGACCCAAAAAACGAGTTAAAACTTGGTCTCGAACGTAGTTTGTTGCGCCTGTTTTGCACGATGTGCCATTAATACTGAATCACTGAATTTGCCATGAGCAACCGGATGCCCCATCGCACGAGCGATATAAGCCATCGACTTGTCGACATGAGAAAAGAACTTGTGCCAACCTGCACATAAGTAGTTCAAGCCCGGTTCGCCTGCGCGAGTTTTGATAAAGCGGTTTTTAGGACATTCACCATGACAAGCAAACTTGTAATCACACTGCTGACATTGACTGGTCATTGTACGTGATTTAGCGAAACCAAACTTTTGCTGTGGTGCGCTGTACGCCAAATCATCAAGCTTCTCGTGGTGGATATTGCCAATTTTGTATTCAGGGTAAACGTAGTGGTCACAAGAGAACACATCACCGTTTGGCTCCATCGCGAGGCCTTTACCGCATATCTCATTCAAGGTACAAAGCGGGTTAGGACGCCCTATCCATGTTTCTAAACTTGCTTCAAAATACTGAACGAACACTTTACCGATGTCGTTCTTCGCCCACTCATCAAATACAGAAATAAGGAAGTTACCCCAAGCCAAGTCCGACACACACCACGATTCCATGATCGAATCTTTATGGCCGGGGATCAGGCGTTTGTCGCCTTGTTTTAGCTGCTCACTCACTTGGGATGTTTGTGGCGCAACCGTTCTAAAGGTTTTCTGTTCAACGATAGGAATAAACTGCATTTGTGGAGACTTCACCACATCACGTAGGAAGCGATACACCTCAAGTGCATTTTGACTGGTGAGGTTATTCACACAAGTCAACGTTGCAAATTTAACTTGATGTTTGTGCAGCAACTCAACCGCCGCCATCACTTGTTTGAATGTGCCACGGCCTGCTCTGTTAACACGATACGCATTGTGCAGCATTTCAGGGCCATCAATACTCAAGCCGATCAGGAAGTTATTCTTTGCTAAGAATCGGCCCCAATCGTCATTCAGCAGTGTGCCGTTGGTTTGTAGGTCATTTGAAATCAACACACCTTCAGGCTGGTACTTTTTTTGTAGCTCAACCACTCTTTCAAAGTACGCTAAACCCAGCATAGTCGGCTCGCCGCCCTGCCATGAGAAGATAATTTCAGGCGTGTTTTGACCTTCGATATATTGTCGGATGTAGGTTTCTAACGTCTCATCATCCATTCTTGGAGAACTGCCTTTCTTGTACTCCAACAAATCTTGCTTACTTAGGTAATAACAATATTTACAGTCGATGTTGCACGCTGCGCCAATTGGCTTAGCCATAACATGCAAGCGTTTAGACGCTTTACCATTGTATTGTGGACCTTGAGTAATGTGCATGATTTATCTACCTATCTTAGTGTCTGTAGCCATCATAATGCCTATTTCAATCAGTGGCATGTTATACCCTTTATAACCAATAGGAATGACCTTAAACGTTAAAATTGCCCTCTATTTCGAACATTCGAGGCACGTGATGAAATTTTTTAATTACAAACAAATAGCGGCGATCAGCAGCGTCACCATGACTATTTTCCTAAGCGGCTGTGCGAGCGTGCCTACACACCCCATCGCCCAACAAATTGACCAAGAAATGGTGCTAGTTGAAGGTGGTACATTCACCATGGGTTCGAACGATCCTGAAGCGACCAAAGCAGAACGACCAGCACGAAATATAACTGTAGATAGTTTCTACATTGCGAAGTTTGAGGTGACTCAAGAATTGTTCGAATCAGTGATGGGTTCATCTCTCAGTTATTTCCAAAACCCACAAGTTCCAGTCAATAACCTTAGCTGGCAGCAAGCGAACTACTTCGTTGATCAATTGAACGAACTTACTGGTGAAGAATACCGCCTGCCGACTGAAGCTGAATGGGAATTTGCTGCGAAGGGTGGCAACAAAAGCAAAGGCTATACTTACAGTGGTTCCAATAACTTAGATGATGTTGCGTGGTACTCAGCAAATTCTAAAAATAGCGCACATCCAGTCGGGCTAAAGAAGCCAAATGAACTAGGCTTATATGACATGACCGGAAACGTGGGTGAGTTTGTGATTGATGCCTTCGATGACACCTTCTACCGATTCGGTCCAACAGACAATCCTAACAACGCAAAACACAGCGACGTTGGTTTATCACACAAATCAGTGCGCGGTGGCAGCTTTGCTTATGACGAAGATGAATCTGAAAGTTACCGTCGCGACTTCGCAAGCCAATCGATCACTATGTCAGATATGGGTCTGCGTTTAGTTAAAGACACGAACTAGCTAAAGCTGTGAGCTAGTTAAAGAGATGAACTAATTAAAGGTGCCAACGGTTATGAATCAACAATCTTCACTAGCGATACTAAATACGACTTGCACTATACACACATTAAAAATCTGACCAAACATTAGGGCGTGTTGATCTTTCGTGAGTGTTTTTTGAACAGCATGGTAAAGAGTTATAATTTGCTTCGCCAAAAGTAAAACCATAACCAATACCATGCCAAGAACAATGCTAACTGATATTCGCTGGGAACTGCTACTCCAAGTTATGAAAAGTACAGGTCGTATTTACGATAAAACTGAACATCGAATGACATTTGAAGGAATACTTTATCGAATGAGAACAGGTATTCCTTGGCGAGATCTACCCTCTGAGTTCGGAGAGTGGAGTACCGTTTACAGACGATTTAATCTTTGGTCAAAGAAAGGGATTTTAGATAAACTTTTCAAAAGCTTATCTAGCATGGCTGATTTTGAATGGGTCTTTCTTGATGGCTCTATAGTTCGAGCGCATCAGCATAGTACAGGTGCAGCTACTGAAAGCTCAGAGCAAATAGGAAAAAGTCGCGGGGGCAACTCAACCAAAATTCACTTAGCCGTAGATAGTGGTGGTCTGCCGATTTGCTTTGATTTATCAGAAGGACAACGCCACGATATAGTGCATGCCGAAAGCTTAGTTGAACAACTCGATGAAGTTAATACTATCGTTTGTGATAAAGGATATGACAGCGAACCTTTCCGTACTTTTGTTAAGGAACGTGGCGGAGAAACGGTAATTGCTAAACGCAATTACGGACAAGATATAGACAAAGACAGTATGGATTGGTGTCTATACAAGTATCGTCACTTGGTCGAAAATGCCTTTGGGAGAATTAAGCATTATCGAGCTATTTCAAGTAGATATGACAAGCTAGAAAGGAATTATGCCAGCATGTTATCGCTGGCATTCATGTTAATGTGGCTACCGATGTATTGTTGAACACAAAATGTACAGCAAAGATCAACACGCCCTAGAAATTTGAACAAACGTTAGAACTCTGCGGCAACGCTGAATAAGGAACTTCTATGCAATACACCAAGCTTTCAGGAGTAACACTCGCGTTACTCTGTGCTCTCCCAACTTCGGCTTCGGAAAAGCCAGATCTAGTTCTTCAAATCACGGTAGATGGCCTGCGCGCAGATCTTATCGAACGATATAAGCACAACTTCGGTGAAGGTGGCTTCCGCTACTTAATGGATGACGGCACTTACTACACCAACGCGAACTACCAACATGGCAACACGGAAACGATCGTGGGCCATGTGTCGCTTGCAACCGGTGCTCCACCGAGCGTACACGGCATGGTAGGTAACGTTTGGTATGACCGTAGCGAAGAACGTTTGGTGTATAACGTAGAAGATGGCAACTACAAAATGTTGACCTCTGGCGCGGGTGTCGACAAAGCAACTGAGATCGACCCAACGCAGAAGACAGCACAGGGCGATGGCCGTTCTCCTGAGCCAATACTCTCCACCACGTTTGGTGACGAGCTGACAATTTCCAATAGTGGCAAATCAAAAGTGTTCGGTGTGTCTGTGAAAGACCGCGGCGCAATCTCATTGGCAGGACACAGTGGTAAAGCCTTCTGGTTCTCCAAAGCGCAATCTGAGTTTGTCACCAGCAATTATTACTACGGCGAGTATCCAGATTGGGTATCACGTTGGAACGAGAAAGCGATTGCTGCAGAGTACTCGAAACAGAAATGGGAGCTCTCATTACCACGTGAAAACTACACGCTGCAAGAGCACGATACCGAACACAAAGTGAAACTCGGTGATTTCCAACGCACCTTCCCTCACCCTTATGGCCCCGCGAGTTACAAGTACTACAGCACAACGCTAACCGTTAGCCCGGCTGGCGATGAAATCACAGAAAACTTTGCAAGCACACTGTTGATGCAAGAGAAGCTAGGTCAAGGTGACGTGACCGATTACCTGTCTGTAAGTTTTTCATCAAACGACTACGTGGTGCACTTATACGGCCCTGAAAGCCTAGAGACAGAAGACAACCTAATTCGACTCGATAAGACGATCGCCAAGCTTCTTAAAACCGTTGATCACCAAGTCGGACTAAAGAATACACTAATTGTGTTGTCTGCCGACCACGGTGTACCTGAATCTTCACCTGCGGCAAATGCGCTTGGCTTCAATCAAGCTCAATACTTCAATAAAGACACACTGCTCTCGAGTGGCGTAGAGCAAAGGTTGAAGGATGAGTTTGGTTTATCCAAAGACGCAATACGCTTGTACGCACAGCCTTATATTTATCTGAATCACGATTTAATCGCAGAAAAGAAACTTGACCTAGCGAAAGTGCAGGAAGCGATTGCTGATGAGATTGCCAAAGTAAAAGGCGTTGCGTTTGCCGTATCGAGCAGTGATATCGCGGCAAACCGAGTACCTGATACTCATGTAATGCAGCTCATTAAGAACAACTACCACCCAGCTCGTTCTGGCGATGTGTATGTGGTATTTGCTCCACGTAGCTACATTAACGACATGGAAGGCCTTCAAATCGCCTCGACTCATGGCTCGCCATGGAAGTACGATACACATGTCCCTGTCATCTTCGCAGGCTACGACGTTGAAGCTCAGAAAATCTCACGTCCAGTCACGCCATACGACATTGCACCAACGCTTTCGAACAAACTGGGTATCACTCAACCAAGTGGTTCAATTGGAGAAGTTCTGCAAGAAATTACCGAATAATAGATGTCATTGAGGTTTCTTAGTTTTAATGTCGAAACCCACACCAAGTAAAAGAGCCACTTATCAATTCAGACTGACTCAGTCAAAACAGATAAGCGGCTCTTTTTGATTGCCTGTAGTTAGGTCGAAATCCAATCAACGTATGTCAGCGCTGGGAATAACGGCTATTCGCACAAACATTTTCCATTAATCCCCCTTTAGAGGCTAACTTGATATGTCTTTTGCTGCCGCTTTGATCTTAGCGCGCAACCACTTGTGGCTAGGTTCATTAGTGCGACTCGGGTGCCAAATCATACACATATCGAGGTCTTCCAATTCGAATGGTAGTGGTAGTGTTTTAACCGAGTACTTTTCAGAAAAACAACGCACCGATGACATAGGTAACACTCCGATGTAATCAGAGCCCTCAATAACTGGCAGCATCTCAACAACACCCGCAGCGCGATAGACTATTCTGCGCTTTTCAAGGTCACTGTAGTGTTCAGAACTCAATAAGCTTTTACGTGCATGCCAACGAGATACAACCACATGCTCAACTGATAGGAACTGCTCCATATCGATCGTATCACCAATTGTAGGATGGTCCTTACGGCACACCACCACCAGTTCCTCTTTAGAAATCACCTCATGCTTGAGCATGGTTCTTCCTTTAGGTGTCATATCGATAATAACATCGTGTCTTTGAAGCCTTAAATCAGACTCGTAATCTTCCGTAAATAGAGGGTGAACTTCTAATGCGATACCAGGTGCAACTTGGCTGATTAACTGCATCACTCTTGGCATCATTTCGTAGCTTGCCGCCGAGACGCAGGCAATTGAATACACGCGCCCTGAAGTTTTGGGGTCGAAATCTCTTGATGCAGATAAGGTAGAAGTAAAATTTTTAAGCGCAGCGGCCATTGCCGGATAGATATCAATAGCGAATGTGGTTGGCTCTACGCCTGATGTGGTGCGGTGAAACAGTGGCTCATCATAAATATCACGAAGCCTAGCAAGCGCTTTGCTCACAGCAGGTTGGCTTATATCCATGCGATTGGCAGCCCTAGATAAGTTCTGCTCTTCATAGATAGCAACAAATATAGGAATTAAATTGAGTTCGGTGCTTTTCATACAGTTCCATATTAAAGAAGCAGGTTCCCTATAGTAGAGAGCCTGCCGATTTTGTTCGATGCGAATGACTAAAGTTTGCTACTTAGTTCTATCTTTTAAGTCTGGCAAGGCTTTAGGGATTTTCAAGCGGTCGAAAATTGAACGAGAATTGTTATGGCTTGCTTTGTCGCTAGGTAAGTTACGTAAGCCTTTCCATAAACGAGTGAATACGTTTCTATCTTCACTTCCTTGTTGAAGGGCTTCGCTATCTTCTAGCCAACGCTTTTGTTCGTTCGCTTTACCCAGTTGCTCTTTACTTAGCTGCGCTTTATCCAGCTCTAGCTGAGAGGTTTGGTTTCTTAATTGACGATAGATAAAGGTTCTCAATGCAGGCCAATTACCTTGCTTGAGTAAACGACGTAATACCAACCAACTTGGTGTTGGACGATTTGCGTAGTAACGCTTAACGGAAACAATCAACGCAATGCAGACTAATAACGCCAAACCAACAGTAATAAACACCGACATGTAGGCTTTGATGAAAGATTGGACTGTGTGTTTGGCTTCAAATACTTCTCCTTTTATCACCACGTTTTCAAGCCGTTGATTTTTGCTGTCCCACCACTGAAATGAAAACTCTGGCAACGTAAATTCACCACCCTGCTGAATAACATATACCGTCTCTTCAACTCGGCTTGAGCGATAATCACCACGTTCTTGTGTATCATCCAAACGGTTGGGCTGTGGGTAAGCTTGGAACTGCTGAGTGGACTCATTGGTTAGCACGTTTGGCAGCAACACAGAAAGGCTGTCTTTTGCCTTAATCGTGATAGTTCGAGTAATGGCATCGCCAACTTTTAGCTCTTCATTTGAACGTTGCCATTGCTGCTCTACATCTACTTCTGTCGCAGAAAACCAAGGCGTTTCATTATCGAGTAAGCCTGAAGGCAACGAAGCTTCAAACTTAATCGGCTGCGTGTAAAGCGTGCCGCCAACGTTTGAACCATCAGGAGCAGAAACTTGGATACGAACCGGCACGGTTGGAATCACAAATTCACCCGAGGTCATCGGATAAAGCGTCACTTCCCAACGCTGGCGTGACCATGTCGTGCCATCCACTCGTTCAGTGTAATTCGTCGCCAATTGGTTACGCTGCTTTGCAATTACATTGGGGATTTCGATGCTCCCAATTCGCGTACCACCCGTAAGCCAACGAGGGGTCGCAACCTCAATGTTCAAAATCACTTGCTCATTAACGCTGACTTTCGCTGGCGTTATCTTATCGCCTGACTTCGGTTTTTCTCCAACCCAAGCGATCAGTTCAACATCACCA
The nucleotide sequence above comes from Vibrio atlanticus. Encoded proteins:
- a CDS encoding HEAT repeat domain-containing protein, which gives rise to MKKSLATAVALLVSTSALISTSALISTSALISTSAMAANSVQQTVDAPAQNINQVLEMTDTQTRIQQLSYMAQDQNQSVENRTGALQELASYPSQNALVAVARGLKDQNPEVREASIIGSSPYQLEHRWALVSPLLSDTDSMVRHSATSNLVRDYNTLDKEQKAQIEQPVAELITFLESQESEKFQLLFADVLRWHNEWDKAETIYLELINTHQKDPQVWLSYADNFRAQNKDQQAVEVLDRGLKNVPDNAAMHYSKSLTLVRLEDKAAAAKEIEVAAELAKDNSYYWYLNGVLQEELDIDKSTKSFEKAYLISGSPEQLYAVCDIYVRYGNEKTDDCLGELGKVAPDYVIEQLKEKRVAPSS
- a CDS encoding IS5 family transposase, which produces MPRTMLTDIRWELLLQVMKSTGRIYDKTEHRMTFEGILYRMRTGIPWRDLPSEFGEWSTVYRRFNLWSKKGILDKLFKSLSSMADFEWVFLDGSIVRAHQHSTGAATESSEQIGKSRGGNSTKIHLAVDSGGLPICFDLSEGQRHDIVHAESLVEQLDEVNTIVCDKGYDSEPFRTFVKERGGETVIAKRNYGQDIDKDSMDWCLYKYRHLVENAFGRIKHYRAISSRYDKLERNYASMLSLAFMLMWLPMYC
- a CDS encoding formylglycine-generating enzyme family protein; amino-acid sequence: MKFFNYKQIAAISSVTMTIFLSGCASVPTHPIAQQIDQEMVLVEGGTFTMGSNDPEATKAERPARNITVDSFYIAKFEVTQELFESVMGSSLSYFQNPQVPVNNLSWQQANYFVDQLNELTGEEYRLPTEAEWEFAAKGGNKSKGYTYSGSNNLDDVAWYSANSKNSAHPVGLKKPNELGLYDMTGNVGEFVIDAFDDTFYRFGPTDNPNNAKHSDVGLSHKSVRGGSFAYDEDESESYRRDFASQSITMSDMGLRLVKDTN
- a CDS encoding sulfate ABC transporter permease produces the protein MKKIITSVLCASIASPAFAIIELTDNFSLSGFGSTSWATSDNDSPLIINRGFTDENCYDCDTTFGVQLDYFYNSFKASVQVVKPPQYDWSDPQLEWAYLGYEFNNFDVSIGRLRLPLFLASEYYYVGQAYMTARPPTEVYNSVLGITAFNGVKVSWTHDVSDEATLQLSPFVGIKDKNEVDFNSTTELEFETNRMFGANLQLSGDDYRWNLSFLDSNFDQTTKIKNVGTLPTADNQHIQLWSLGAEYEFGQAVLASEGQISDVSSSMYASLGYHLGAFTPYVVYGAQFNANEHLEGNSYLVGVDYDLMSNISINGEMQFFEARRSNGAFIDAPKTDKDALLYTIMLSFVF
- a CDS encoding anaerobic sulfatase maturase, yielding MHITQGPQYNGKASKRLHVMAKPIGAACNIDCKYCYYLSKQDLLEYKKGSSPRMDDETLETYIRQYIEGQNTPEIIFSWQGGEPTMLGLAYFERVVELQKKYQPEGVLISNDLQTNGTLLNDDWGRFLAKNNFLIGLSIDGPEMLHNAYRVNRAGRGTFKQVMAAVELLHKHQVKFATLTCVNNLTSQNALEVYRFLRDVVKSPQMQFIPIVEQKTFRTVAPQTSQVSEQLKQGDKRLIPGHKDSIMESWCVSDLAWGNFLISVFDEWAKNDIGKVFVQYFEASLETWIGRPNPLCTLNEICGKGLAMEPNGDVFSCDHYVYPEYKIGNIHHEKLDDLAYSAPQQKFGFAKSRTMTSQCQQCDYKFACHGECPKNRFIKTRAGEPGLNYLCAGWHKFFSHVDKSMAYIARAMGHPVAHGKFSDSVLMAHRAKQAQQTTFETKF
- a CDS encoding LysR family transcriptional regulator, yielding MKSTELNLIPIFVAIYEEQNLSRAANRMDISQPAVSKALARLRDIYDEPLFHRTTSGVEPTTFAIDIYPAMAAALKNFTSTLSASRDFDPKTSGRVYSIACVSAASYEMMPRVMQLISQVAPGIALEVHPLFTEDYESDLRLQRHDVIIDMTPKGRTMLKHEVISKEELVVVCRKDHPTIGDTIDMEQFLSVEHVVVSRWHARKSLLSSEHYSDLEKRRIVYRAAGVVEMLPVIEGSDYIGVLPMSSVRCFSEKYSVKTLPLPFELEDLDMCMIWHPSRTNEPSHKWLRAKIKAAAKDISS
- a CDS encoding BatD family protein, whose translation is MSRHDLALESIQVKLGCSESFKLTKTLLVSMVLLISTVFPTLASAADIYDLQKSGDVELIAWVGEKPKSGDKITPAKVSVNEQVILNIEVATPRWLTGGTRIGSIEIPNVIAKQRNQLATNYTERVDGTTWSRQRWEVTLYPMTSGEFVIPTVPVRIQVSAPDGSNVGGTLYTQPIKFEASLPSGLLDNETPWFSATEVDVEQQWQRSNEELKVGDAITRTITIKAKDSLSVLLPNVLTNESTQQFQAYPQPNRLDDTQERGDYRSSRVEETVYVIQQGGEFTLPEFSFQWWDSKNQRLENVVIKGEVFEAKHTVQSFIKAYMSVFITVGLALLVCIALIVSVKRYYANRPTPSWLVLRRLLKQGNWPALRTFIYRQLRNQTSQLELDKAQLSKEQLGKANEQKRWLEDSEALQQGSEDRNVFTRLWKGLRNLPSDKASHNNSRSIFDRLKIPKALPDLKDRTK
- a CDS encoding alkaline phosphatase family protein; this translates as MQYTKLSGVTLALLCALPTSASEKPDLVLQITVDGLRADLIERYKHNFGEGGFRYLMDDGTYYTNANYQHGNTETIVGHVSLATGAPPSVHGMVGNVWYDRSEERLVYNVEDGNYKMLTSGAGVDKATEIDPTQKTAQGDGRSPEPILSTTFGDELTISNSGKSKVFGVSVKDRGAISLAGHSGKAFWFSKAQSEFVTSNYYYGEYPDWVSRWNEKAIAAEYSKQKWELSLPRENYTLQEHDTEHKVKLGDFQRTFPHPYGPASYKYYSTTLTVSPAGDEITENFASTLLMQEKLGQGDVTDYLSVSFSSNDYVVHLYGPESLETEDNLIRLDKTIAKLLKTVDHQVGLKNTLIVLSADHGVPESSPAANALGFNQAQYFNKDTLLSSGVEQRLKDEFGLSKDAIRLYAQPYIYLNHDLIAEKKLDLAKVQEAIADEIAKVKGVAFAVSSSDIAANRVPDTHVMQLIKNNYHPARSGDVYVVFAPRSYINDMEGLQIASTHGSPWKYDTHVPVIFAGYDVEAQKISRPVTPYDIAPTLSNKLGITQPSGSIGEVLQEITE